A genomic window from Daphnia magna isolate NIES linkage group LG9, ASM2063170v1.1, whole genome shotgun sequence includes:
- the LOC123475749 gene encoding LOW QUALITY PROTEIN: ran-specific GTPase-activating protein-like (The sequence of the model RefSeq protein was modified relative to this genomic sequence to represent the inferred CDS: inserted 1 base in 1 codon): protein MTDVSVEVQNNKDHKDDVENEEHDPYFEPIIHLPEVHIYSMEEDEEDLVKLRAKLYRYDKTEEPHQWKEXGTGEIKILCHLKQNTARVLMRRDRTWKICANHYITPVMELKPNCDSDRAWIWSVPADFADEVPKPELLAVRFSNAENAKLFKDAFEEAQRILEQNRNLTGEEATSDESGDEVEESDKEDDEQDSENSESKVEQEVIEKLRELEVDGASGKTG, encoded by the exons ATGACTGATGTATCC GTAGAAGTTCAAAACAATAAAGACCACAAGGATGACGTTGAAAACGAGGAGCATGATCCCTATTTTGAACCAATTATCCATCTTCCTGAAGTACATATATATTCCATGGAAGAAGATGAGGAAGATTTAGTCAAACT ACGTGCCAAACTCTACAGATATGATAAGACCGAAGAGCCCCATCAATGGAAAG CGGGAACTGGGGAGATAAAAATTCTGTGCCATCTAAAACAGAACACTGCAAGAGTTTTAATGAGAAGAGACAGAACATGGAAAATATGTGCTAATCATTATA TAACTCCTGTGATGGAATTGAAACCTAACTGTGACAGTGATCGTGCATGGATCTGGAGTGTACCAGCAGATTTTGCTGATGAGGTTCCCAAGCCTGAACTTCTTGCTGTTCGTTTTTCAAATGCCGAAA ATGCAAAACTATTTAAGGATGCTTTCGAGGAAGCTCAAAGAATCTTGGAGCAAAACCGAAACCTGACAGGAGAGGAAGCAACAAGTGATGAGAGTGGCGACGAAGTTGAAGAAAGCGACAAAGAAGATGACGAACAGGATAGTGAAAATTCAGAATCGAAAGTTGAACAGGAAGTTATTGAAAAACTGCGTGAATTGGAAGTAGACGGTGCGTCTGGGAAAACGGGTTAA
- the LOC123475750 gene encoding probable ATP-dependent RNA helicase DDX46, protein MARDGHKHNKRSRSRSASPRSKKLRERDRDGENRQRDRDRDRDRDRERERDKRRSRSKEREYEKSKKPSSTSERRNSKSPERKPPLVEEIKPVVKSESELKEEAAMAAMMAKEEEQKTLDLEMQKRRERIEKWRLERKMQEMAQVKSDLANQRAGKKWSLEDDEEEEEVTAEIISEEMEVQEAVEEVDPLDAFMQDIQTEVRKVQNLDVQKSKGFGVMVMTGVAKKAAKKKGELVEQNQDALEYSSEEESEDLASAMSGLANSNIKQKEKVFKIDHNKISYFPFRKNFYVEVPDIARMTSEEVDEYRLELEGIKVKGKGCPKPIKAWAQCGVSKKEMEILKKLAYEKPTPIQTQTIPAIMSGRDIIGIAKTGSGKTLAFLLPMFRHILDQPALEETDGPIAIIMSPTRELCLQIGKECKRFTKALNLRVVTVYGGTGISEQIAELKRGAEIIVCTPGRMIDMLAANNGRVTNLRRVTYIVLDEADRMFDMGFEPQVMRIIDNTRPDRQTVMFSATFPRQMEALARRILNKPIEITVGGRSVVCADVEQHVLVMEDEQKFLKLLELLGVYQEQGSVLVFVEKQESADDLLKDLMKAGYDCISLHGGIDQYDRDSAVVDFKNGKIKLMIATSVAAHGLDVKHLILVVNYDCPNHHEDYIHRCGRTGRAGNKGFAYTFITPDQQRAAGDIIKAMEQSNTPVPAELQNLWDQYKSKLTAEGKTVRSGGGGFSGKGFKFDESEAMAVSEKKKFQKAALGLQDSDEEDIENDLDEQIETLMAAKRIVREVQASTIVSGGGGSVASSIPSKTAIDKLELAKRLASRINLAKQPTGPVPAMPETSIGAISARNVAEQLAAKLNTRLNYAPVENEELIEGSLEDGGENTPAASDVIQKFEEELEINDFPQPVRWKITSREALAQVSEFSEAGVFVRGTYCAPGKKVADEERKLYLAIESTSEMAVSKARKEIVRILKEEMLRLASSTSYQGSKTGRYKV, encoded by the exons ATGGCACGAGATGGACAcaa GCACAACAAACGCTCAAGGAGCCGATCAGCCAGTCCCCGTTCAAAAAAACTTCGTGAGCGAGATCGGGATGGTGAAAATAGACAAAGAGACAGGGATCGAGATAGAGACAGAGACCGTGAAAGGGAACGGGACAA aagaagaagcagatcaaaagaaagagaatatgaaaaatctaaaaaacCTAGTTCAACATCAGAAAGACGAAATTCAAAATCACCAGAAAGGAAGCCACCATTAGTAGAAGAAATCAAGCCGGTTGTGAAATCAGAATCAGAGCTTAAAGAAGAGGCAGCAATGGCTGCTATGATGGCCAAG GAGGAGGAGCAGAAGACATTGGACCTGGAAATGCAAAAGAGACGAGAACGGATTGAAAAATGGCGATTAGAAAGGAAAATGCAAGAAATGGCCCAAGTAAAATCTGACCTAG CCAATCAGAGAGCTGGGAAAAAATGGTCGCTtgaagatgatgaagaagaggaagaggtaACTGCCGAAATCATCTCAGAAGAAATGGAAGTCCAAGAAGCAGTAGAAGAAGTCGACCCCTTAGATGCTTTTATGCAG GATATACAAACCGAAGTTCGCAAGGTGCAGAATCTCGACGTTCAAAAATCCAAGGGTTTTGGAGTGATGGTAATGACAGGTGTAGCGAAGAaagctgcaaaaaaaaaaggtgaactAGTGGAACAAAATCAAGATGCTTTGGAATATTCATCTGAAGAAGAGTCGGAGGACTTGGCATCAGCAATGTCTGGTCTAGCTAATAGCAACatcaaacaaaaggaaaaagtttttaaaattgatCATAACAAAATTAGCTATTTTCCTTTCCGCAAAAACTTTTATGTTGAAGTGCCCGATATAGCACGCATGACTTCAGAAGAAGTTGATGAATACCGACTG GAATTAGAAGGCATTAAAGTGAAAGGAAAAGGATGTCCAAAACCTATCAAAGCGTGGGCACAGTGTGGAgtaagcaaaaaagaaatggaaattctgaaaaaattagCATACGAAAAACCAACGCCCATTCAGACGCAAACCATCCCAGCAATCATGTCCG GGCGGGACATAATAGGTATTGCCAAGACTGGCAGTGGTAAAACGCTAGCTTTTTTGTTGCCCATGTTCAGGCATATTTTAGATCAACCTGCTCTAGAAGAGACTGATGGACCAATTG CCATCATTATGTCCCCAACTCGAGAGTTGTGCCTACAAATCGGCAAAGAATGCAAAAGATTCACCAAGGCGTTGAATTTGCGTGTTGTAACGGTTTACGGAGGGACAGGTATATCGGAGCAAATTGCGGAACTTAAACGCGGTGCAGAGATTATCGTGTGCACCCCGGGAAGGATGATTGATATGTTAGCTGCCaataatg GACGTGTTACCAATCTAAGACGCGTGACCTACATTGTGTTGGATGAAGCTGATCGAATGTTTGACATGGGGTTTGAGCCACAA gTAATGCGGATCATCGACAATACCCGACCTGATCGCCAAACTGTCATGTTCAGTGCCACATTTCCGCGACAAATGGAGGCGTTGGCTCGTAGAATCCTTAATAAACCCATCGAGATCACAGTTGGTGGCCGTAGCGTAGTTTGCGCCGATGTCGAACAGCACGTTCTGGTTATGGAGGACgaacaaaagtttttgaaa CTTTTGGAGCTATTAGGCGTGTATCAAGAACAAGGTAGTGTTCTTGTATTCGTAGAGAAACAAGAAAGTGCGGACGACCTACTCAAAGATCTCATGAAAGCCGGATACGACTGCATTTCGCTTCATGGGGGCATTGATCAATATGATCGTGATTCGGCTGTGGTCGActtcaaaaatggaaaaatcaagcTCATG aTCGCCACATCTGTTGCCGCTCATGGATTAGATGTAAAGCATCTTATTTTGGTTGTAAACTACGATTGCCCGAACCATCATGAAGACTATATTCATAGATGTGGACGTACTGGGAGAGCAGGCAATAAGGGATTTGCTTACACTTTTATCACCCCAGATCAGCAGAGAGCAGCAGGCGATATCATTAAAGCCATGGAACAATCGAACACGCCAGTTCCAGCTGAACTACAAAATCTTTGGGATCAATACAAATCCAAACTTACTGCG GAAGGAAAAACTGTCCGATCAGGCGGCGGTGGATTTTCCGGAAAAGGATTCAAATTCGATGAATCAGAAGCTATGGCTGTATcagagaagaaaaagttcCAGAAAGCCGCTTTAG GCCTCCAAGATTCGGATGAGGAAGATATTGAAAACGACTTAGATGAACAAATTGAAACTCTGATGGCTGCCAAACGAATAGTGCGGGAAGTTCAAGCATCCACCATTGTCTCCGGAGGCGGCGGTTCAGTTGCATCAAGCATTCCGAGCAAAACAGCTATCGACAAACTAGAATTAGCGAAGCGGTTAGCTTCAAGAATTAATCTTGCCAAGCAACCCACCGGACCAGTTCCAGCAATGCCCGAAACCTCAATAGGGGCAATTTCG GCTAGAAATGTTGCAGAGCAATTGGCAGCCAAACTCAATACACGGCTCAACTATGCTCctgttgaaaatgaagaactaATTGAAGGATCGTTAGAGGATGGCGGAGAAAATACTCCAGCAGCCTCTGATGTCATCCAAAAGTTCGAGGAAGAATTAGAAATTAATGACTTCCCACAGCCTGTTCGCTGGAAAATCACATCAAGG GAGGCTTTGGCGCAGGTGAGCGAATTTTCTGAAGCCGGCGTGTTCGTCCGAGGAACGTATTGCGCACCCGGCAAAAAAGTCGCTGATGAGGAGAGAAAATTGTATTTAGCAATTGAGAGCACGAGTGAAATGGCAGTGTCGAAAGCACGTAAAGAAATCGTCCGTATTCTCAAAGAAGAAATGCTTCGATTGGCCAGTTCCACCTCCTATCAAGGTTCGAAAACTGGCAGATACAAAGTTTGA